Proteins from a genomic interval of Rhodothermus marinus:
- a CDS encoding ABC transporter permease produces MDKIWIVLQSEFLRRVRTRAFLLTTLLAPILLLAIALLPALIGYLGSRDASRHLAVVDSTGMLLPRMQERAPATLHLEAVTLPLDSLQAAVLQGRYDGYLILPAALVEGDVAAELYVEKSLGLSFQSQVERLINRAVRDVRLERLQVPPELVAALRAEVPLRQYRLSETGTEADGTVFFSIIGYLMGFIIYGATLAYGSLVMQGVIEEKSSRVIELIVSSVRPFQLLMGKVLGIGAMGLVQFVLWGLLLVAGTMAAGPIIAHFLDPQQLNLPANASTQELLQAANITLPPIDPLLIVWFVLFFLGGYLMYSSLFAAVGSAVEQQQDAQSLMLPLMLLIVIPILFITYVIENPGAPLSVGLSLFPFFSPILMIVRIAIGSAALWEAVLAYLLLVAGFLGAIWISARIYRIGILSYGQKPSLRELLRWIRA; encoded by the coding sequence ATGGATAAGATCTGGATCGTTCTGCAGAGCGAATTTCTTCGGCGCGTGCGCACGCGCGCGTTTCTGCTGACCACGCTGCTGGCGCCGATCCTTCTGCTGGCCATAGCGCTGCTACCCGCCCTGATCGGCTATCTGGGCAGTCGCGACGCCTCGCGTCATCTGGCCGTGGTCGATTCCACCGGCATGTTGCTGCCGCGCATGCAGGAGCGCGCCCCGGCCACGCTGCACCTGGAAGCCGTGACGCTGCCGCTCGACTCGCTGCAGGCGGCCGTTCTGCAGGGACGCTACGACGGGTACCTGATCCTGCCGGCCGCCCTGGTCGAAGGCGACGTCGCGGCCGAACTCTACGTCGAGAAAAGCCTCGGGCTGAGCTTTCAGAGCCAGGTCGAGCGTCTGATCAACCGGGCCGTGCGGGACGTCCGGCTCGAGCGCCTGCAGGTGCCGCCCGAACTGGTGGCCGCCCTCCGCGCCGAGGTTCCGCTGCGCCAGTACCGCCTGTCGGAGACCGGCACCGAAGCCGACGGCACCGTGTTTTTCTCCATCATCGGCTACCTGATGGGCTTCATCATCTACGGCGCCACGCTGGCCTACGGGAGCCTGGTCATGCAGGGGGTCATCGAAGAAAAATCCAGCCGCGTGATCGAGCTGATCGTCTCCTCGGTCCGGCCGTTTCAACTCCTGATGGGCAAGGTGCTGGGCATCGGCGCGATGGGCCTTGTGCAGTTCGTGCTCTGGGGCTTGCTGCTGGTGGCCGGCACCATGGCGGCCGGCCCCATCATCGCCCATTTTCTCGATCCCCAGCAGCTCAACCTGCCGGCCAACGCCTCCACCCAGGAGCTGCTGCAGGCGGCCAACATCACGCTGCCGCCCATCGATCCCCTGCTGATCGTCTGGTTCGTGCTGTTCTTCCTGGGCGGCTACCTGATGTACTCCAGCCTGTTTGCGGCCGTTGGCTCGGCCGTCGAGCAGCAGCAGGACGCCCAGAGCCTCATGCTGCCGCTCATGCTGCTGATCGTGATTCCCATTCTGTTCATTACCTACGTCATCGAAAACCCCGGCGCCCCGCTGTCGGTCGGGCTGTCGCTGTTCCCGTTCTTTTCGCCGATCCTGATGATCGTGCGCATTGCCATCGGCAGTGCGGCGCTGTGGGAGGCCGTGCTGGCCTACCTGCTGCTGGTGGCGGGTTTTCTGGGGGCCATCTGGATCAGCGCCCGCATTTACCGCATCGGCATTCTGTCCTACGGCCAGAAGCCCTCGCTGCGCGAGCTGCTGCGGTGGATCCGGGCCTGA
- a CDS encoding peptidase MA family metallohydrolase: protein MRLGCLVGLLLFASAMPAAQAQYFRFGKNKVHYRTPTWYYIQSQHFDIYYYEGGYELASFTAEAAEAAYQELVELFQYELSGRIPILVYQSHHDFTVTNAVDLPDYSEGIGGVTELYKNRIAVPFMGDYRDYRRVVHHELVHAVLNDMFYGGSLQSILQNNLQLVLPLWFNEGLAEYAALGWDTNSDMYVREAILNDHLDSIPYLSGYFAYRGGQSVWDYIAEQYGREKIAEILQRVRLTHSVEAGIRQATGLSLRELSERWHKALREIYYPELTAREQLDDIGRPLLTARNAGYYNTSPALSPQGDRIAFITTRNGLFDVYLASANDGKILRRLVAGQTSPDFESLRILTPGLTWSPDGRFLALAVKSGPTDAIAVINVETGAHVRYRIPGVEQILSLAWSPDGRRIAFAGTQRAQSDIYVLDLQTGATINYTNDVFSDHEPAWRPDGRALVFHSDRGPYVEPGRYQAGQFDLTARISRGYDLYLLHLDPVRIERLTTTEPWDDRSGRFGNDSDRLLFISDRNGIPNLYEKDLRTGAERPLTDVVMGIQQVSLSADGHKAAVVSLRDGVPSIYLIKNPFERRLETDTLAPTVWAQRRLRQPSQPAPALALASEALRQRNPFLRDASHTTPPSGLLLAASEPAGSNGTNGHGEAPDSTHYGTLRVDFRNYVFSSAFDEARPPRATPSYYNADPFAPKDNVDESGRYRPRRYRLYFTPDLVYGAAGYDMLYGVQSVTQMMFSDMLGNHRIWAATNLLVDLRNSDYLIAYSYLPRRTDWTVAVYHVARLLPDYALRTLYRYRHYGLNLSASYPLNKFERFDLGLAYMGVNQTDIGNLARPPVTRTLFYPSLTYTRDVSVPGLLAPIGGHRLALQLSGSPGNLLYGRQIRFVTLLADARTYTSFGRGLYSFAFRLAGGASFGPNPQLFYSAGVENWINRRFDSFPIEDLTDFVFATPVLPLRATDINTLKGPYFGLFNAEFRFPLVAALLPGPLPILPLYNLQGTAFLDAGAVWGSPSNRRLNLFRRDEHGRQVLDDLRVAGGLGLRTILLGFPFRFDFAWPFDGRRFLHRRFYFSVGLDF from the coding sequence ATGCGGCTCGGATGTCTTGTGGGGTTGCTGCTGTTTGCTTCGGCCATGCCGGCCGCACAGGCGCAGTACTTCCGCTTCGGCAAAAACAAAGTCCACTACCGGACGCCCACCTGGTACTACATCCAGTCGCAACACTTCGACATCTACTACTACGAAGGCGGCTACGAGCTGGCCAGCTTCACGGCCGAAGCCGCCGAAGCCGCCTATCAGGAGCTGGTCGAGCTGTTTCAGTATGAGCTTTCCGGCCGCATTCCCATTCTGGTCTATCAGAGCCATCACGATTTCACCGTCACGAACGCGGTCGATCTGCCGGATTACAGCGAGGGCATCGGAGGCGTCACGGAACTGTACAAGAACCGGATCGCCGTGCCCTTCATGGGCGACTACCGGGACTACCGCCGGGTGGTTCACCACGAGCTGGTCCATGCCGTACTGAACGACATGTTCTACGGCGGCTCGCTGCAATCCATTCTCCAGAACAACCTGCAACTGGTGCTGCCGCTCTGGTTCAACGAGGGGCTGGCCGAATACGCCGCGCTGGGCTGGGACACGAACTCCGACATGTACGTGCGCGAGGCGATCCTGAACGATCACCTCGATTCGATCCCCTACCTGTCGGGCTACTTCGCCTACCGGGGCGGCCAGAGCGTCTGGGACTACATCGCCGAGCAGTACGGCCGCGAAAAGATCGCCGAGATCCTCCAGCGCGTGCGTCTGACGCACTCGGTGGAGGCCGGCATCCGACAGGCGACGGGCCTCTCGCTGCGCGAACTCTCGGAGCGCTGGCACAAGGCGCTGCGCGAGATCTACTATCCGGAACTGACCGCCCGCGAGCAGCTCGACGACATCGGCCGACCGCTGCTCACGGCCCGCAACGCGGGCTACTACAACACGAGTCCGGCCCTCTCGCCTCAGGGCGACCGCATCGCCTTCATCACGACGCGCAACGGCCTGTTCGACGTGTACCTGGCCAGCGCCAACGACGGCAAGATCCTGCGCCGGCTGGTGGCGGGCCAGACCAGCCCCGACTTCGAGAGCCTGCGCATCCTGACGCCCGGCCTGACCTGGAGCCCGGACGGCCGCTTTCTGGCGCTGGCCGTCAAGAGCGGTCCCACCGACGCCATCGCGGTGATCAACGTCGAGACCGGCGCGCACGTGCGCTACCGCATCCCGGGCGTCGAGCAGATCCTGTCGCTGGCCTGGAGTCCGGACGGCCGCCGGATCGCCTTCGCCGGAACGCAACGGGCTCAGAGCGACATCTACGTGCTGGACCTGCAGACCGGCGCGACGATCAACTACACGAACGACGTCTTCAGTGACCACGAACCCGCCTGGCGGCCTGACGGCCGGGCGCTCGTGTTTCACAGCGACCGGGGGCCCTACGTCGAGCCCGGACGCTACCAGGCCGGTCAGTTCGACCTGACCGCACGGATCTCGCGCGGCTACGACCTCTACCTGCTGCATCTCGATCCAGTGCGCATCGAACGACTGACCACCACCGAACCCTGGGACGACCGGAGCGGACGCTTCGGCAACGACTCGGATCGGCTGCTGTTCATCTCGGACCGCAACGGCATTCCCAACCTGTACGAAAAAGACCTGCGCACCGGAGCCGAGCGGCCGTTGACCGACGTGGTCATGGGCATCCAGCAGGTCTCGCTCTCAGCCGACGGCCACAAAGCGGCCGTGGTCAGCCTGCGCGACGGCGTTCCTTCGATCTACCTCATCAAGAACCCCTTTGAGCGCCGTCTGGAGACCGACACGCTGGCGCCCACCGTCTGGGCCCAGCGGCGTTTGCGCCAGCCATCTCAGCCGGCTCCGGCGCTGGCGCTGGCCTCCGAAGCGCTACGCCAGCGCAACCCCTTCCTGCGCGATGCCAGCCACACGACGCCGCCGTCCGGCCTCCTGCTGGCCGCCTCCGAACCCGCCGGCAGCAACGGCACCAACGGCCACGGCGAGGCGCCCGACTCCACGCATTACGGCACGCTCCGCGTGGACTTCCGCAACTACGTGTTCAGCTCGGCCTTCGACGAGGCGCGTCCGCCCCGGGCCACACCTTCCTACTACAATGCGGATCCCTTCGCACCGAAAGACAACGTGGACGAAAGCGGCCGCTACCGTCCCCGGCGGTACCGCCTCTACTTCACGCCCGATCTGGTCTATGGCGCTGCCGGCTACGACATGCTCTATGGCGTGCAGAGCGTCACCCAGATGATGTTCAGCGACATGCTGGGCAACCACCGCATCTGGGCCGCCACAAACCTGCTCGTGGACCTGCGCAACTCCGACTACCTCATCGCCTACAGCTACCTGCCGCGCCGTACCGACTGGACGGTGGCCGTCTACCACGTGGCCCGGCTGCTTCCGGACTACGCGCTGCGCACGCTCTACCGCTACCGGCACTACGGGTTGAACCTCAGCGCCAGCTACCCGCTCAACAAATTCGAGCGCTTCGACCTCGGCCTGGCCTACATGGGCGTCAACCAGACCGACATCGGCAACCTGGCGCGGCCCCCGGTCACGCGCACGCTCTTCTATCCGTCCCTCACCTACACGCGCGACGTGAGCGTGCCGGGACTGCTGGCACCCATCGGCGGCCATCGGCTGGCCCTGCAGCTCTCCGGAAGCCCCGGCAACCTGCTCTACGGCCGCCAGATCCGCTTCGTGACGCTGCTGGCCGACGCGCGCACCTACACTTCGTTCGGCCGCGGACTCTACAGTTTCGCCTTCCGACTGGCCGGCGGCGCTTCGTTCGGACCGAATCCCCAGCTCTTCTACTCGGCCGGGGTGGAAAACTGGATCAACCGTCGCTTCGACAGCTTCCCGATCGAAGACCTGACCGACTTCGTCTTTGCCACGCCAGTCCTTCCGCTGCGCGCCACCGACATCAACACGCTCAAAGGCCCCTACTTCGGCCTGTTCAATGCCGAATTCCGCTTCCCGCTGGTCGCCGCTCTGCTGCCGGGTCCGCTTCCCATCCTCCCGCTTTACAACCTGCAGGGCACGGCCTTCCTGGACGCGGGGGCCGTGTGGGGAAGCCCCTCGAACCGCCGCCTGAACCTCTTCCGGCGCGACGAACACGGCCGCCAGGTGCTCGACGACCTGCGCGTGGCCGGTGGCCTGGGGCTGCGCACCATCCTCCTCGGCTTTCCGTTCCGCTTCGACTTCGCCTGGCCCTTCGACGGCCGCCGCTTCCTCCACCGACGGTTCTATTTCTCGGTAGGTCTTGATTTTTGA